The following is a genomic window from Solanum lycopersicum chromosome 6, SLM_r2.1.
tgtatatgtatgttgatcatttatgaatatgtataaataagGTTAAATTGATTTCGTATAATGTTATGGTTTACTTTgattgtatatacaaataatgATTTGATTTACTTGTGTAATTCTAACATTAGGTCTTCATTCAATCATTTCTAGAAGGTTGTATACAATGATTATTCATCCGCTTCGGACGTTGAAACAGAAAGATGAATCGGTTTGAAATTACTGGACACTTTGACGAACTACttgaaaagtataaaatattgatattaatgtatatatcatacaaatatatttaaaatgaaaaattgttaATTACCAGAATCAGATCCAAATGATGTCATGTATAACAAAGTATTGAATCGACATGAACGTCTGTTCTTATTGGTCAGTAATGGTGGTTGGTCATCGACAACTGTTGATTGATCTATTACAATGCTTCTCATAGGATTCAAACTTAACTCAATATGATTCGTTAATTCTGCTTGAGATtcgttgataattttttttaatttgaatcaaCCATAGGTACGATTTGTACTGGGACATAATAGGAAAtggacataatatatatatatatatatatatatatatacacacacaaaaaataaataaaaaacacaatttaGGTGGTTACGTACAAAAGTGAAACTACAATTAGGAGGGAGAGAgtgaatttcaaattaaatgtgaGTGAGTGAATTTAGGAGAAAGTTaggaaaatagaaagaagacAGATAAACTTTGATTTGAATAAACTTTTATACAACGGAAGAGAAGGGTTGATTAGGTATACAAATAATAGGTTGGTCCCTTATTTAATGgcaaaatttctaaaattgtattcattcaaagtaattaaattaaactttaCCCGCGCTGAATAATAACATAGTAATGTTTGTCATTCCGCATAATACATATGTATGAGAACTTTTGCAAATAACCACTACgataaatttaattatgctCCATAGCTGTAGTTTGAATATTTACGGGTCGTAGCTACAATTTAAGTTGTCTCGTTTATATAACTTGTGGATTTGTATAATTCAgttgtttttgtataaattcaaaataacaaatttatataattacaaacatcagaagtgtaaacaattatacaaattctgAATTATATAAAGTTgtagaaattttgaattatacaaatgtgTGAGTTATACAAATCTAAAAAGTTGAGCTACGTAATTATAACTAAAAGTAGGTCGTAAATTGAAATTAAGGCAAACTATAGTTATGGTAACTAATAAACTAGAATATGTCTGTTTATACGCGTAAATATctatattcattataatttttaaaataaggagagaggcgagcgagatttgttatatatgttatttacaCCAGATGCATACTATATACATGTATCTGTATATATCTcgtgtgattcacatgtatcgAATATCCCGTATACATAAGAGAGTGGTGAATGAATTTGTTATGCATCCCACATATACAAGCTAATCCACTAGAATAAAGTGTGTCTAAACAAATTGCGCCTAGTTTGACCCAATGTATCTCAAGATACATGATTCTAGTTGTATATGAGCATATGTGGACGAACCATCTGATAAGATTGGTAATAttgtaaattttaatataactaAGAGCATGTTTGACATTGTTGTTGAGAGGTCAGAAACACTTATTTTAAGCGAAAAacacttttattaaaaataagacgTTTGACAAATCAGTAAAAGTGATTTTAAATGGAGCCGATAGCACTTTTTCTATTGTTGGGAAGAAGCTAAAAATTTCTGCTTCTTACAAAAGGgagaaacagaaacaaaaatgattttttctcgaactaaaaaatcattttctattaTACATATTTACCAATATAactcttattaattaattagcatattttatagtttgattaaatatcatttaagagttttattttttattttatataataaattttataatttattttacgtttatatattaaatattattttatatattatatatttttttgtagaatTAGAAAAAGtgtaataacaatatttttacatgattaaaaaaataataataacaattaaagaTTTCAGGCTCCCAAAAAAGATATATTATTGATTAAAGATTCAAGAGGCGTCATTTTTGTAAAGTCATAATTGAGTTATTGcactttaactttttaaaaaaatttcaagatcACTATCATCTTGGACTGGTCTATTTTTAGATTTGCGTAAGAAGTTACAACAAATGTttggaaactaaaaataaaagagtcaATGCGCTTAGCctcttattttttatgattcaaGACTAATATGTTTCTAAATTTTGGCATATATATTAGTTAGAAAttgcttttaaattatttggaaaacaAGATAGAAAATGCTTATTGAGGTGAATTTGTATAAGTATAAGATCCCATATTTAATATGATTAATTTAACTACTTCATAGCGAGagaatacatataaaaaaaaattaatatttaaataatttattaaaaattaaaatatgacttAATTCgaatatataaatgaaatatattacaaatttaaGAAGCCTCATTATTGTAAAGTTGACCAATAATAAAGGATCTCATTATTGTAATATTgaccaataataaaatattttgaccaATTCtactaacaaaatttaaaagagaTACACACAATTCCAAGTATACAAGTTATAGCTATAAATAGATACTCATAGCTATCTCCCCTTCACACATACAATAACCAACTTCATTTCTACTTACAAATCATGCCTCATCATCTACCATCATTCAATCTGATCCGGCTCCACCATCACTATCTCCAATGCCTCAACCACTAATATTCAATAGTACCATTTCCCATTTTGTTGATCAAACACCTAATTGTAGTTGGGGAATAGGGATTTCTGATCATTACGATGTTAAGTTTCCATATTTAcaacaactaaaaaataataatgaacatTAATCAAGAACCCGCGTACCTGACTCAAATTATAACAGAAGGAATGAAGTCGGGATAGAGGCTTGCGACAACCACATGAATTTTCCAGGGAAATTCATATGGTTATCATTGGCTTTTATCCCTAATCTCATTCCTTCCGTTAAAATTTGAGCAGACACATAGATAGGGTCTTGGATGTCCTTAATATCTCTTGTTATTGTTCATATGGAAACTAAATGTCAGTGAATGGCCGGAGAGCCCCATCTCCAACTACGAGTGGGGTGTGTGGATTTATGGGGTTTCCTAATATACTTATTTTGAATAAACAGAGTAGCCTATCGATTTAAGCAAGCCCGGCTAGTTTAGGCGCCGCATTCTAGACTTCTAAAAGCGGGTGGTTTTAAGTCCAGAGCCCTATATATTCATACCGAAGTACCTAGTATTAGTATACACTATTGAAACTTTGACGACTCTATTTTGATTGAAATGTATTTTGAATGTAATTGATTAACAAAAGGAGTTGTTTGTACTTTCTGTTAGTATGCTACATGTGTACTGTGTTAGTATGCTACAGTTGTAACTTTTTTTGAATTGTCGAAGTCATAATACTCTATGTTTTTATAAGAGTAATAGCGTGGTAAAGTTTTCGTGCATCGCTTCAAGTAGATTGTATTCATATTCAAACTCATTTAATCAAATTTGACTAGAGAGGATATATTTGTTACAGGAGGAACAAGAGGATAATTGTAAAGAGAAGATCGTCAATCTCAAACAAAGCTAACCCTCAATGAGATCAGACAAATGAAACCAAGCCTGGGCAGTATCTTCCTTTTGGAGCTGGACACAGGTTTTGTCCTGGTGCAGACTTGAAATTTCAGTTCTCCTCCATTATTTTCTCATCAACTACAGGTAAATGTGCATTTGTATTCTTCAAACATCCATGTATACTAATGCAGATAATTGTTGCTAGTTTTACTTCATCCAGAAATACTACTGATTGATTATCGGATGAAAAAGAGCTCTAGCTAGCTTGTCAAGGACTCATGCATGTTTTATCATTTGAAACTGAGATCAACAAAGTGTTCGCGAGATGATAAACGAGACATAGTCAGAGTTTTGACGTGCAGGCTTGAACAGCGTAACACAGAGAGCAAGGTGCAGTATTTTCTAACGATTAGGCATACTGAGAATTGCCTAGCAAGAACTAGGAGGCTGTCTGCAGATAATGAGTGAAGACTGTTGATTCTTGGCTATTGAAAGTCACTGTGGATCGATCATGTACATAACTAAATACATGAATTAACCCTTCTAATGGTCTTTCATTTATACATGATGAAGCAATGATATAGCAGTTTCCCCCACAATTATCTTGAATGCTTCACATGTGTTTTCAGTGAAGATCGATACATCTATGTAACAGAGTGGAAATTGTTTAAGAATGAATCGGAAGATGAAATTAAGAGGACACAGATGGTCTTAATAACAGAAGATTGAATTATAAAACTGCATAGGCAAAGATGCCGGTAATGCTTGaacaattttatacattgaCTGGGAAATCTTATAACAATATCAACCTTAAGCACATAACGAGTTAGTCCAAGATGAATTAAGCAGCACTTTAATTCATGTGTTAATGACTATCCTCTTCTTCACAGAATTTTGTGTACTCTTTCGATCCCATCAAAGATTCTAGTTCTGATGGGCTGCTTGGCTTCACTTTAATCATCCATCCATCTTCATATGGGCTCGAATTTATCTTGATAGTACAAAAATGACATTCAACCAGCTAGAAAGTGAAAAGTAACAATTGAACTCTATCAACGAATGAAATTTCTTACCAAGCCGGGCGTTTCAGAAAGCTTTGTGTTGACCTCAACAATCTCGCCAGAGATAGGACAATTAATGTCACTGGTGGCTTTGACACTTTCAACAGCTCCAAAACTGCTTCCTTGGGAAACAGAACCACCAATATCTGGCAAATCCACAAACACAACTTCTCCAAGATGGTCCTGTAGTAAACATTCAAATGTTCGAAAATCATAGATTATCAACATTTCTTATCTGATCTGTTTTGTATACACATTATCCAGGAATTTATTTCTGGTATACGAAATCCAACATTCATCTTTCGTTAAAGTGCATCACAAATACCCATAATTTGTCTCCTTTTTCTTGTATAAATTCATTCATGGACAAGCATAAGTAAACCATAGCTTTTATGGCCAGTATGCCATACATGTATTATTCAATAGATGATTTATTCAGATTAGCATTTAAAAAATGAACGACTCTTTACTTTTTCAACAactctttaatttcaactttccacgataagatataaaaaatacatatagtacaaaattcaaaaagtctCTATTACCAGACAAACAAATGGAAACGAACTGAGTAATAGCTTAGATACACCGACAATGGAGAGGAACTTTTACACTCTTAGGTCAACTAAAATGTACTAACAGAAGTATCAGTATTTATTCACATCAGTGTATATAAGCTAAATCGAAAAGGTTTTATAAGCAGAAAACTCACCTGAGCATGATCAGTGATGCCAACTGTGGCCACTGAACCCTCATGCTTCACCCATTCATGTGAAGATGCATACTTCAACCCATCAATTACTGTGAACACAGCATATATATGGAGTAATTAATAAAGGTGAAGAAGAAAATCGCAAATTAGGAATCTCAATAACTCAATTGATTGAGATTCCcccaattttgaaaataaaaaactgTGCAAATGAGAGAAGTGAATTACCAGTTGAAAAACATCTGGAGATAGAAAAGGAAGGGGCAATTATATTGTTAGTTGTGGAGATTCTTAGTGCGTTGGCTGTTGAAGAAGCCCACATCCTGAGAGCCATAATTTTTTCTATCTTCACAAAtgaagaattgaagaagaagaaagaaagaaatattatagTAGTTGCTTTATCTTGGATGAACGGTGGAAAATACAAGCCTCATCCTAAGAACTCAACTCTCGAACCAAGTGCTTTATATCGCTTCATTTACCATTACCAATTTTTCATTAgctaaattaaaaattgagcaaacttgataataataactaaattcaggaaatttattttatttggttaaattttaaaaattgagtaaattaatttagtttttattttaattaaaaattgatccAAATCGAACTACGACTTAAAAGAGGTCCACATCTTACTTCAATTTTTGTAattcaaatttatcattttctagatatattgttgttgttatgaaagtggctaaATTTGTACTTATTGGTTGaatgtttttcatatatatagaaacactttttattagaaaaatattaaaaatttaaagagtttatatataataacaaaaattgatCGTGATAAGTCATTGTCTTCAAAGCAATTTTAACCTGATAAGGATCTAAATCGTTTGTATCGCTCTCTA
Proteins encoded in this region:
- the LOC101244882 gene encoding glycine cleavage system H protein, mitochondrial; translation: MALRMWASSTANALRISTTNNIIAPSFSISRCFSTVIDGLKYASSHEWVKHEGSVATVGITDHAQDHLGEVVFVDLPDIGGSVSQGSSFGAVESVKATSDINCPISGEIVEVNTKLSETPGLINSSPYEDGWMIKVKPSSPSELESLMGSKEYTKFCEEEDSH